The Nitrosopumilus cobalaminigenes genome contains a region encoding:
- a CDS encoding transcriptional regulator: MAKKKDTLIEEAEKIKADLDELKKKKKVLDSSSAKKAEAKPAKKTAKKGEDKPAKKTAKKGEAKPAKKTAKKAEAKPAKKPAKKPAKKTAKKAEAKPAKKTAKKVVEKPVKVKKLTKKELEEAKRIEELTLEEELEEQLTDEEIENFQIEKVDMERLTNKVCDILAEKESDGMFQGELWKKLKLTNQIGSRLALKLERMGTITREKLLENNRWTYKLILKKTPISTQSIENAPCLVCPVEQKCSLEGEISPRNCQFIEDWVIAELKKPVKAK; this comes from the coding sequence ATGGCAAAGAAAAAAGATACTCTAATTGAAGAAGCTGAAAAAATTAAAGCTGATCTGGATGAATTAAAAAAGAAAAAGAAGGTATTAGATTCTTCATCTGCAAAGAAAGCAGAAGCTAAACCTGCAAAGAAAACAGCAAAGAAAGGAGAAGATAAACCTGCAAAGAAAACAGCAAAGAAAGGAGAAGCTAAACCTGCAAAGAAAACAGCAAAGAAAGCAGAAGCTAAACCTGCAAAGAAACCTGCAAAGAAACCTGCAAAGAAAACAGCAAAGAAAGCAGAAGCTAAACCTGCAAAGAAAACAGCAAAGAAAGTAGTGGAGAAACCTGTTAAAGTAAAAAAATTAACTAAAAAAGAATTAGAAGAGGCAAAAAGAATAGAGGAATTAACTCTTGAGGAAGAATTAGAAGAGCAACTCACCGATGAAGAAATTGAAAACTTCCAAATTGAAAAAGTTGACATGGAAAGATTGACAAACAAAGTCTGTGATATTTTAGCAGAAAAAGAATCTGATGGAATGTTCCAAGGAGAATTATGGAAAAAGCTAAAGCTTACAAATCAAATTGGTTCTAGATTGGCATTAAAACTTGAAAGAATGGGTACCATTACAAGAGAAAAACTTCTTGAAAACAATCGTTGGACTTACAAGTTAATTTTAAAGAAAACTCCAATCAGTACACAATCAATTGAAAATGCACCCTGTTTAGTTTGTCCTGTAGAACAGAAATGTTCTCTTGAAGGTGAGATTAGTCCAAGAAACTGTCAATTCATTGAGGACTGGGTAATTGCTGAATTAAAAAAACCTGTGAAGGCTAAATGA